In one Fundulus heteroclitus isolate FHET01 chromosome 3, MU-UCD_Fhet_4.1, whole genome shotgun sequence genomic region, the following are encoded:
- the LOC118557530 gene encoding ABC transporter F family member 4-like yields MTTEASAVNEADTEGKQKSGRAPQEPEPVQQEATATEQEGEPSSKKAQEQAAEPGPAPVATSPEEEQLKPRTRTSAGKGLSRLFSSFLKRRSQCSEGEGFEAEKASDEKADKEKADSPEGEKVEEVKSEDKETKAVEDKPETKEVKKKEEEKIQEKEEIKKVEEKVEKKGSKKKKKEGKKKAEEKDEVKVKRDETQKEEEKSEKQEEKKEEKVKTSLEKEEAKAETKEEEKKQTTEVKDNKGAEARKKDEGKVDKKEAKKKEKEEKLKKKEEEKAKRKAEEE; encoded by the exons ATGACAACAGAGGCGAGTGCTGTGAACGAGGCCGACACCGAGGGCAAGCAGAAGAGCGGCCGCGCTCCGCAAGAACCCGAACCCGTGCAGCAGGAGGCGACCGCGACTGAGCAGGAGGGGGAGCCGTCAAGCAAGAAGGCCCAGGAGCAGGCGGCTGAGCCTGGGCCTGCACCTGTAGCCACCTCCCCTGAGGAGGAGCAGCTAAAGCCTCGTACCAGGACCTCTGCCGGCAAGGGCCTCTCGCGCCtcttctcctctttcctcaAACGGCGCTCTCAGTGCTCGGAGGGCGAGGGCTTCGAGGCAGAGAAAGCCAGCGACGAAAAGGCAGACAAAGAGAAAGCTGACAGCCCTGAAGGAGAGAAGGTGGAAGAGGTGAAGAGTGAGGACAAGGAGACTAAAGCTGTGGAGGACAAACCAGAAACCaaagaagttaaaaagaaagaagaagagaaaatacaagaaaaagaggagataaaGAAAGTGGAGGAAAAGGTTGAGAAGAAAggcagtaaaaagaaaaagaaagaagggaagAAGAAAGCCGAGGAAAAGGATGAAGTCAAAGTGAAAAGGGACGAGACacaaaaggaggaagaaaagtcagaaaagcaagaggagaaaaaggaggaaaaggtgaagACAAGTCTAGAGAAGGAGGAGGCAAAAGCtgagacaaaagaagaagaaaagaagcaaaCCACTGAGGTCAAAGACAACAAAGGGGCAGAGGCCAGGAAGAAAGACGAAGGAAAGGTAGACAAGAAGGAagcaaagaaaaaggaaaaggaggaaaagctgaagaaaaaggaagaggaaaaggccaaaagaaaagcagaggagga GTAG